In a single window of the Helicobacter felis ATCC 49179 genome:
- a CDS encoding lecithin retinol acyltransferase family protein, whose amino-acid sequence MPREVRKSLKNGLDVESVLSTAGVIAKHALPPKIRTHIDTLLTTKQMAQNFYEQYLEDFPIYREGDGVSEPAIGSVLWHDLVDTLSHSGIYVGGGQIVHLTGKLNGSKIEQCDSQTFSGGKMIFVSCLGKRAIGDLEVAKRALALVGQARDYHLFKNNCHGFIVECLGQSVEGAIYARKPSQESARILGMDCWRVWKV is encoded by the coding sequence GTGCCAAGAGAAGTTAGGAAAAGTTTAAAAAATGGCTTAGATGTAGAATCCGTCCTATCCACAGCCGGAGTGATTGCCAAACACGCCCTGCCCCCTAAAATCCGCACACATATAGACACTTTGCTTACCACAAAACAGATGGCGCAAAATTTTTATGAACAATACCTAGAAGATTTTCCTATTTACCGGGAGGGTGATGGTGTGAGCGAGCCGGCTATTGGCAGTGTGTTATGGCATGATTTAGTGGACACGCTTTCACACAGCGGAATTTATGTGGGCGGGGGGCAGATCGTGCATCTGACAGGTAAACTTAATGGGAGCAAGATCGAACAATGCGATTCTCAAACATTTAGCGGAGGCAAGATGATTTTTGTCTCTTGTTTGGGCAAAAGAGCTATTGGAGATTTAGAAGTGGCTAAGAGAGCGCTAGCTTTAGTGGGACAGGCTAGAGATTATCACTTGTTTAAAAATAATTGCCATGGTTTCATTGTAGAATGTTTGGGACAGAGTGTGGAGGGTGCGATTTATGCGCGTAAGCCCAGTCAAGAGAGTGCTAGAATCTTGGGGATGGATTGTTGGCGTGTGTGGAAGGTGTAG
- a CDS encoding tellurite resistance TerB family protein: MFIQVLDTTQQQVFLYLARKVIEADGVLHELQLGALDVIKQQCEHGIHEKEIPLSELGNLFTTNQAKHAMLLELVSVALADSHWHDRERDTIYAYAKEMGISTQKVDQLKDWVLKNFALYQEALQLLE; the protein is encoded by the coding sequence ATGTTTATCCAAGTTTTAGATACCACGCAACAGCAGGTATTTTTGTATTTGGCTAGAAAGGTGATCGAGGCTGATGGCGTGTTGCATGAGTTGCAACTTGGCGCATTGGATGTGATTAAACAGCAATGCGAACATGGAATCCATGAAAAAGAAATTCCCTTAAGCGAGCTAGGAAACTTATTTACAACCAATCAGGCCAAACATGCCATGTTGTTGGAGTTGGTTTCTGTGGCTTTGGCAGATAGTCATTGGCATGATAGAGAACGCGACACCATCTACGCATATGCTAAAGAAATGGGTATTTCCACCCAAAAAGTGGACCAGCTCAAAGATTGGGTGCTTAAAAATTTTGCGCTTTATCAAGAAGCTTTGCAATTACTAGAATAG
- a CDS encoding glycine zipper domain-containing protein, translated as MPKDSSEDTSHPKVPKAVTGFVVGGFLGSMVPLVGTLVGAGVGAVLGACLSLKEDKPKRA; from the coding sequence ATGCCTAAAGATTCCTCAGAGGACACATCCCACCCTAAGGTACCCAAAGCTGTAACAGGCTTTGTGGTGGGTGGATTCTTAGGCTCGATGGTGCCTTTGGTAGGTACTCTTGTAGGCGCTGGGGTAGGAGCAGTGTTAGGGGCTTGTTTGAGCTTAAAAGAAGATAAGCCTAAACGCGCTTGA
- a CDS encoding N-acetylneuraminate synthase family protein produces the protein MTFNLGSRQIGLDHPPLVVAEVGINHGGSLEIAKLMADGAKSAGIEVLKHQTHIIEDEMSPLAQKVIPGNSSSSIYEIMKKCALSPQEEREFKEYVEKLGMIYLSTPFSRAAANFLEDIGVVGFKIGSGEMNNTPLLAHIAQFKKPMIISTGMHSLESVKEHVSFLLDRVPLALMHTTNLYPTAPHLVRLGAMVQLSKAFPGVPVGLSDHTLNNNACKGAIALGASLVERHFTDSKDREGPDIICSMDPLEAQDLVQSAQELFLMRGGAKTHLAEEQVTRDFAFATMVAIADIAPGQAISKENSWVKRPGTQGILAKDYEKTLGRVAKVFIPKDSHISADMLA, from the coding sequence ATGACATTCAATTTAGGCTCTAGGCAAATTGGTTTAGACCACCCGCCTTTGGTAGTAGCAGAAGTAGGAATCAACCATGGAGGGAGTTTAGAAATCGCTAAGCTTATGGCCGATGGGGCCAAATCCGCAGGGATTGAGGTGTTAAAGCACCAAACCCACATTATAGAGGATGAGATGAGCCCACTAGCTCAAAAAGTCATCCCGGGCAATAGTTCTTCTTCCATCTATGAGATCATGAAAAAATGCGCCCTAAGCCCCCAAGAAGAGCGGGAATTTAAAGAGTATGTAGAAAAACTGGGGATGATTTACCTCTCCACGCCCTTTAGCCGTGCGGCGGCGAATTTCTTAGAGGATATCGGGGTCGTGGGCTTTAAAATTGGGTCAGGAGAGATGAATAACACGCCCCTTTTAGCCCACATCGCCCAGTTTAAAAAGCCCATGATCATCTCTACAGGGATGCACAGCCTAGAGTCTGTTAAAGAGCATGTCAGCTTTTTATTAGATCGAGTCCCCCTAGCCTTGATGCACACGACTAACCTTTACCCCACCGCTCCCCACTTGGTGCGTTTGGGCGCGATGGTGCAACTCTCTAAAGCTTTCCCGGGTGTGCCGGTAGGTTTGAGCGATCACACTCTCAATAACAACGCCTGCAAGGGGGCGATCGCCTTAGGGGCAAGCTTAGTAGAGCGGCACTTTACAGATTCTAAAGATCGCGAGGGACCCGATATTATTTGTTCTATGGACCCACTAGAGGCGCAGGACTTAGTGCAAAGCGCGCAGGAACTCTTTTTAATGCGCGGAGGGGCTAAAACCCACTTAGCAGAGGAGCAGGTTACTCGAGATTTTGCCTTTGCTACAATGGTCGCTATTGCTGACATCGCTCCCGGACAGGCGATTAGCAAAGAAAACTCTTGGGTGAAGCGCCCGGGCACACAGGGGATTTTAGCTAAGGATTATGAAAAGACTTTGGGACGGGTGGCTAAGGTATTTATCCCCAAAGATAGCCATATCTCAGCTGACATGTTGGCATGA
- the neuC gene encoding UDP-N-acetylglucosamine 2-epimerase: MKKHLVFVTNSRADYGKLKPLIQAIDALEKGKLDHPMAGKITYAIFVCGMHLLEKYGSTYIEIFKDGFEHVFLAKATPQEMDLALADTIKQFHHFVTLQRPDLIIFHGDRLETLACAIVGSFNSILSAHIEGGELSGTLDESIRHSVSKLAHLHFVCEERARQILLQMGERAENIFVIGSSDIDVMLGDLPSFPQVESRYSQIQAFKGEYAIFTYHSVISELIDLPHTIYEILEGCKLASQRGQNFVCIYPNNDLGSETILNALETLKNIPNFVCFPSMKFEYFLTLLKNAQFIIGNSSAGIREAGVYGVPCLNLGSRQYKRAQASHIMQVRENRHAILEAILEVKNKPRLEPAYHFGTGASVENFLNALTPALFDTPTQKYFAHD, encoded by the coding sequence ATGAAAAAACATTTAGTTTTTGTTACCAACAGTCGAGCGGACTATGGCAAATTAAAACCCTTGATTCAAGCCATAGATGCGCTAGAAAAGGGCAAATTAGATCACCCCATGGCAGGCAAAATCACTTACGCGATCTTTGTGTGTGGCATGCACCTTTTGGAAAAATACGGCAGCACTTATATTGAAATCTTTAAAGATGGTTTTGAGCATGTCTTTTTAGCTAAAGCCACTCCTCAAGAAATGGATTTAGCCCTAGCCGACACAATCAAGCAGTTCCACCATTTCGTAACTTTACAACGCCCCGATCTCATCATTTTCCACGGCGATAGGTTGGAAACTTTGGCATGCGCAATCGTGGGGAGTTTTAACTCCATTTTGAGCGCGCACATTGAGGGCGGGGAGCTTAGCGGGACTTTAGATGAGAGCATCCGTCATAGTGTGTCTAAATTAGCGCATTTGCACTTTGTGTGTGAGGAGCGCGCCCGCCAAATTTTGTTGCAAATGGGCGAGCGGGCAGAAAATATCTTTGTGATCGGCTCTAGTGATATTGATGTGATGTTGGGAGATTTACCTAGTTTTCCCCAAGTGGAGTCGCGCTATTCTCAGATTCAAGCTTTTAAGGGGGAGTATGCGATCTTTACCTACCATTCTGTCATCAGCGAACTAATAGACCTGCCCCATACGATTTATGAAATCTTAGAGGGGTGCAAGTTAGCTAGCCAAAGGGGGCAAAATTTTGTGTGCATTTATCCTAATAACGATCTAGGTTCAGAGACCATTTTAAACGCCCTAGAGACTCTGAAAAATATCCCTAATTTTGTGTGTTTTCCGAGCATGAAATTTGAGTATTTTTTGACTTTGCTCAAGAACGCCCAGTTCATCATCGGAAACTCTAGTGCCGGGATTAGAGAGGCGGGAGTGTATGGCGTGCCTTGCTTGAATTTGGGTAGCCGCCAGTACAAACGCGCTCAAGCCTCCCACATTATGCAAGTGCGCGAGAATCGCCACGCCATTTTAGAAGCGATCCTAGAAGTTAAAAACAAGCCCCGCTTAGAGCCTGCCTACCATTTTGGCACGGGCGCGAGCGTAGAGAACTTTTTAAACGCCCTAACCCCTGCACTTTTTGACACTCCCACCCAAAAGTATTTTGCCCATGACTAA